Genomic DNA from Caloranaerobacter ferrireducens:
AATATAGTAATGTTAAAATAGCAGGTTTTCATCATGGATATTTTAGGGGAACGCATATTGGGTATAAAGATCATAAAGAAGAAAGGGAAGTTATTAAGAAAATCAATGATGCTAAACCTGATATTCTTTTTGTTGGATTTGGAGCACCAAGACAGGAAAAATGGATTCATGAAAATAAAGATAAATTGAATTGTAAGGTTATAATAGGAAATGGAGGTACTCTGGATATTTTAGCAGGTAATGTCAAAAGAGCTCCTAAAATCTTTCAGACGTTAGGACTAGAATGGTTATATAGATTATTGAAAGAACCTTGGAGATATAAAAGGCAAATGGTATTACCTTTATTTGCAATGTTGGTATTATTTTCGAAAGATGACATAGTAGAATAGACAAAAAAGAGAGAGGAGGTTATTTATGGAAAGTATCAAGAAGAATTGGTATAGATATGTGGTTGAATATATAGGTATAACAATTGGTACAATAATTATGGCACTATCTTTAAACTTATTTTTAGAACCTAATACTATAGCACCAGGCGGGGTAACTGGTCTAGCTATTGTAATAAAGAAAATTGTTGGCATAGATGTTGATATTACAAACTTAGCTATAAATATACCTCTATTTATTTTTGGGCTTATAGTTTTAGGAAAGGCATTTGGTGCTAAGACTTTATATGGTACATTTGCTCTATCATTCTTTATTAGAATACTGCCAAATGGGAACTTAGTAAATGAATTATTATTGGCTGCGATATTTGGTGGAGTTTTGATGGGAATAGGTTTAGGTATAGTTTTTAGATTTGGCGGTACTACGGGGGGGACTGATTTAGCTGGTGCGATTCTTAATAAATACTTCCCTGGTTTTAGTACTGCTACTTTTATGATGAGTATAGACTTGTGTGTTGTAGCTATTGCTGGTATAGTTGATAAGAAACTTGAAACTTCATTATACTCAGTAATAGCATTATACATCATTGTAAAAGTAATAGACTTAATATTAGAAGGTTTAGGATATGCAAAAGCTTTCTTTATTATTTCGCAGTATCCTGATAAAATTGGAAATACTATACTTGAGAAATTAAATAGAGGAGTTACAGTTCTTAAAGGAAGAGGTATGTATACAGGGCAAGATAGAGATGTATTATTATGTGTGGTAAACAGATCTCAGGTTACTAAATTAAAAGAAATAGTTCACCAAATAGATAAAAATGCCTTTGTAATGGTAGCAGATATATATGAGGTGCTAGGAGAAGGCTTTAAAGAAATAAAAACTACTGGATAGGAGGTAAATAATATGGAAAAACATGCTGAGTTTAAGAAAATTGCTACAACATTAAGAAAGAATATTATTAAAATGTTGAATGAGTCAGGTTCAGGACACCCTGGTGGTTCTCTTTCAGCTTGTGAAATTGTTACAGCTTTATATTTTAAAGAAATGAGAATAAAACCTGAGCAGCCTAAATGGGAAGATAGGGATAGGTTTATATTATCAAAAGGACATGCAGCCCCTGTTTTATATGCAGCTTTAGCCGAAAAAGGATATTTTGCTAAAGAAGAGCTAATGAAACTTAGAAAAGCAGGACAAATGCTTCAAGGACATCCTGATATGAAAGGAACTCCTGGCGTTGATATGTCAACAGGTTCTCTAGGACAGGGATTAGCAGCAGCAAATGGTATGGCTTTGGCAGCTAAATTAAGTAATAAAGATTATAGAGTTTATGCTCTATTAGGTGATGGTGAAGTTCAAGAAGGTATGATTTGGGAAGCAGCTATGTTTGCTGCGCATTATAAATTAGATAATTTAACAGTTTTTTTAGATCATAATGGACTTCAAATAGATGGAGAAAATAAAGAAGTTATGAATATAGAGCCTATAGACAAAAAATGGGAAGCTTTTGGTTGGAATGTAATAAAGATAGATGGACATAACTTTGAAGAAATATTTGAAGCTTTAGATAAAGCTAGAGAAACTAAAGATAGGCCTACAATAATCATTGCTAAAACAGTTAAAGGAAAAGGCGTTTCATTTATGGAAAACAAGGTAGGTTGGCATGGTACTACACCTAATGATGAAGAAACAGAAAAGGCACTAGCTGAACTTGGAGGTGAAATGTAATGAGTAAGAAAATGGCTACTAGGGATGCTTATGGTGAAGCACTGAAAGAATTAGGAAGAGTTAATAAAGATGTTGTTGTATTAGATGCAGACTTATCAAAATCTACTAGAACTAACTGGTTTAAAGAAGAATTTCCTGAAAGATTTATAAATGTGGGAATAGCTGAACAGAACTTAATAGGAACAGCTGCTGGGTTAGCAGCAGCAGGTAAAATACCTTTTGCTAGTTCATTTGCTATGTTTGCTACAGGAAGAGCATATGAGATAATAAGAAACTCAGTTGCTTATCCTAAGTTAAATGTTAAGATAGCAGCAACTCATGCTGGAATAACAGTTGGAGAAGATGGGGCTTCACATCAATCAGTTGAAGATTTAAGCTTGATGAGAACAATCCCTAATATGGTTGTTATAAATCCTGCTGACGGTGTTGAGGCAAAAGCAGCAGTATTAGAAGCTGCTAAGTATAATGGACCAGTTTATATAAGATTAGGTAGAAGTAAAGTACCTGTAATATTTAATGAAGATGATTATAAATTTGAAATTGGTAAAGGTATAATGTTAGAAGATGGAACTGATGCGACAATTATTGCAACTGGTGTGATGGTGTCAGCTGCTTTAGAAGCAAGTAAGAAATTAGCAGAAGAAGGAATTAGAGTTAGAGTGATAAATATACACACTATAAAGCCAATAGATAAAGATATTATTGTGAAGGCAGCACAAGATACAGGTGCTATTGTTACAGCAGAAGAACATAGTATAATTGGTGGTTTAGGTAGTGCAGTTTCTGAAGTATTAGTAGAAAATTATCCTGTACCAGTAGAAAAAGTAGGAATTAAGGATACATTTGGAGAGTCTGGTAATAGTGATGAGCTATTAGTTAAATATGGATTGACAGCAGAAGATATAGTAGAGGCTGTTAAAAAAGTTATATCAAGAAAAAGAGGATAGTTACATATCCTCTTTTTTTGTTCCATTTTTAACCTTCTTACGAATATATTATTAGTAGCTAGAGTAAGGAGGTGTTTTTATGAAAATACACGTTGTTAAACCTGGTGATTCAGTATGGTCAATAGCAAGAAAGTACGGGACAACTCCTGAAAGTATTATAGAAGCTAATCAATTACAAGACTTACCGTATTTAATTGAAGGTCAGGCATTAGTAATACCGAAGACTTATACTAGATATGTTGTAAAACCAGGAGATACAGTATGGACTATTAGTAGAAAATTTGGTGTAACTGTTGATAGTATTATAGAAGCGAATAATTTACCAAGCCCTAATTTTATTTATCCAGGCATGATCTTAATAATACCGAGTAAAACTAAAAAGTATGGGGTAATTGAAGTAAATGGTTATATTGAACCAACAACTGCTGAGAAAGAGAAAAATACAGTTCAAGAGGTTGGGGAGTTTTTAACTTATATTAGTCCTTTTAGTTATCAAGTTAATGCAGATGGAACACTTAATCCAATAAAAGATGAGACAATATTGGAAGAATCAAAAAAATATGATATTGCACCTCTTTTAGTTGTTACAAACTTTAGAGGAGGTAATTTTGATACTAAATTAGCTCATACAATCTTAACAGATGAAAAAATACAGAATACACTAATAGACAATATCATTAAAACTATGAAAAATAAGGGCTATAAAGGATTAAATATTGATTTTGAAAGAATACCACCATCTGATAGAGATTTGTATAATAATTTCCTAACAAAAGTAGTAAATAGGCTTAAGCCTTTAGGATACCCTGTATCCACAGCGTTAGCACCAAAAACTTATGATATTAGAAAAGGAGCATGGCATGGAGCACATGATTATAAAGCGCATGGAGAGATAGTTGATTTTGTAATTTTAATGACATACGAATGGGGATGGTCTGGTGGACCACCAATGGCAGTGGCTCCTATAAATCAAGTAAAGAAGGTATTAGATTATGCACTAACAGTTATACCTAGTAGAAAGATTATGATAGGAATACCGTTATATGGTTACGATTGGACACTGCCGTATATGCCTAAAGGAGAATGGGCAAAACGAGTTAGTCCACAGACTGCTTTGAAGATTGCTGCAAAATATGGTGCTAAAATTGAGTATGACAAAGAATCACAAGCACCGTATTTTAATTATATCGATGAAGAGAGAAATAAGCATATTGTATGGTTTGAAGATGCAAGAAGTATTAAAGCGAAGTTTAAACTAGTTAATAGATATAACTTAAGAGGAGTAAGTTATTGGCTTCTAGGCTTATCATTCCCTCAAAATTGGGTTATGTTAGATGAACTATTTGTAATCAAAAAAATATGACAGGTGAAAAGCCTGTCATATTTTAATGTTATTTATAATCCATAGGAAATTATATACCTCGTTAAATTGTAGATAATTTTAAATATAATTTCTGTTTATAGATTTTAAAAAAATCTACCTAAATTTATTTAAATTGAAAATTTATTTCAATTTATAGTATGGTATGTAGTGGTCTAATTAACTAAGATATTAAAAATTTAAATAGTACTATTGTACTAAGCATAAATTCTTATATGTTAGAATAAGATATAAAGAAAATATTATTTTGGGTGTAGATAATTATTATTTATATATAAAGGGGGTATTATGTGAATAGGAAGCTGTGGATTTTGATTATAGTAGTAATTGTAATTTTGGGAATCATATTTATTCCTAAAATACTAAAAAATGAGGGTGATCAAGCGGTGAAGTTTGAAATATTAAATAAAAACGAAGTACCGAAAAAAATACAAGAGTTACTACCAAGATATATGTCAGAAGAGAGAGCGTTAGCTTGTAAGATAGAAAATGAAGTATATGTAATTGTTACTAGAGGAGAGAAGAAAACAGCAGGTTATACTGTTACGATAGACAGAATTGAAAAAGTTAAAAGTAAAGATAACTTTGATTTAATAGTTTATGCTGAGTACAAAGATCCTAAACCAAATGAATTAGTTGCTCAAGTTATTACATATCCTACAGTTATAGTTAAAACCGAGCTAAACAAATTGCCAAATAAAATTAAATTAGAAACGGAATATATTGATTAATCATCAGCTTTATGCTGATGATTTTGGTTTTTTATCCATAAATTACATAGTCGAAAAACTATGAAAAATGAATAAATTATATTAAAATGATTTATAGAAGAAGGAGGAGATAGATATGAAGAACATAAGAAAAATTTTAGCAGGAACTTTGGCGGTAACTATTCTTGGTACTTCATCAAGTGTTTTTGCTTGGACTTATGAGGTAAAACCTGGAGATACTTTTTGGAAACTTAGCCAAGAGTATGAAATAAGTATGGCAACTTTAATGCAAGTTAATGGTGCAGATGAAAATACAATTATATATGTAGGGGACAAGCTAATCATCCCAGAAAGCGAAGACTTTTTTTATTATGAAGTTAAGAAAGGAGATACACCTTATCTTATCAGTAAGAAATTTGGTGTAAAATTGGACGAGCTATTGAAAATAAATGGTTTAAATAGTTCATCAATAATATATCCTGGAGATAAATTAAGGATACCTATTAATAGTAATGCTAACACTAATACTAATACTGCTAGCGATACTAATAATACTGGTGCTAGTAAAATTGCAAGTAATATTAATTTTGAAACTAAAACTACAAAAACATATACAACGTATATTGTACAGCCAGGAGATGATTTCTGGAAAATTAGTCAGAAGTTTGGTATTCCAATGTATGAGTTAATGAAAGTAAATAATGCAAATGATAAAACTGTATTATATGTTGGAGATAAATTGCTTATTCCAGTTTATAACGTATCTGTTATGGAAACTGTTGGTGAAAAATACGGTGAATATCTAGATTGGTGGAAAGGTGCACAATATCTTATTCCAGTAGGAGCTGAATTTAAAGTAGTTGATTTTTATACAGGAAAATCCTTTATGGCTAAGAGAACTACAGGAACGAATCACGCAGATGTTGAGACTTTAACAGTTGATGACACTGAAAAGCTTAAAAAAATATGGGGAGGAAGTTTTAGTTGGGTTAGAAGACCAGTGATAATTGAATACAAAGGAAGAAGAATTGCAGCTAGTGCTTCTGGAATGCCTCATGCAGGAAATGACAATGCTCCAGGTGGTGTATATACTTCTTGGAGAAGTGGTGGTTACGATGGAGGAGTTAACTTAGATTATATAAAAGGAAATGGTATGAATGGAGTTTTTGATATACACTTCTTAAATAGTACAAGACATAAAGATGGAAAGATTGATGAAAAGCATCAATATTGTGTTAAAGTAGCAGCAGGTATAATTAAATAGGAAAAAAGCAGCTTATAGTTTAGGCTGCTTTTTTTATAATCCATAATTTATTTAAATCGAAGATTTTATTTTAATAAATTTAATAATAGGAGACATCTATATTAAAGGAAACATTTTCGATTTGTAGAATATAAATTAATAAGACTTATTGTGGGGAATAAATATACTAAAATTATGAGGTGATTTTTGTGAGAAAAGATTTAGTAGTACCAGTGGAGAAATTGAAAAATTCTTGTGACTTAAATATTTTTCAATTTGAGACAACAGAAGAGATTCTTCCTATAAAAGAGATTATAGGCCAAGAAAGAGCAATGAAAGCTTTAAAGTTCGGATTATCCGTAAAGAAAAAGGGTTATAACATATTTGTTACAGGGATTACTGGTACTGGAAGAAATAGCTACTCTTATTCAGTAGCAAAAGATTTTGCAAAAAAAAGAAAAACTCCTGATGACTGGTGTTATGTTTATAATTTTAAGAAGCCTGAATGTCCTAGGGCTATAAGGCTTAAGGTAGGCCAAGGTATAGTTTTCAAGAGAGAAGTAGAAAATGTTATTTCAAAGTTGAGAGTAGATATTTCAAAGGTATTTTCATCAAGAGAATACGAGGATAGAAAAAATCTAATTTATCATAATTATCAGAAAAAGGTTGAAGAAATAATAGACGAATTAAATGTAATAGCTAAAAATTATGGTTTTATATTCAAACAAAATGAAAATGGGCTAATAAGCATACCACTAGTAGACGGAAGGCCTATTAATGAAGAGGAATTAGAAAACATTTCAGAAGAGGAAATAATTAAGTTAAGAGAGAATTCAAGCAAGTTAAGTGCTGAAGCTTATGATATTTTTAATAAGTTTAGAAAATTAGATGAACAGTTAAGAGATAGATTAAAACAGCTTAATGAAAAAGTAGCTTTTGATGCTGTTGATTTTTATCTAGACCAATTGATGAAAAAATATAAAGACAATGAAGAAATAGAAAAATTTTTGAACGAAATGGAAGACGATATAATCAAGAATTTAAGCCAGTTTTTAGACAAAGAAGAAAGTAGTAAGTTAAGTGAGATAATTGGTAAATTATCTAAGCATGAAGATTTTTTTAAAAGGTATGAAATAAATCTTTTTATAGATAATAGTAACTGTCAAGGTGCACCTGTAATTAGAGAAGCTAATCCTAATTATTATAACCTGTTAGGTAAAATAGAATATGTTAATGAATCAAGTATGTTAAAGACCGATCATACAAGAATTAAACCTGGAGCTATACATGAAGCAAATGGAGGTTATTTAATAATACAAGCAAAAGATATATTAACTAATCCATTTGCATGGGATGGGCTTAAAAGATCATTAATTAGCGGGGAAATAAAAATAGAGAACATTATAAAAGGGAGTGTTGTGGCAGAAACATTAAAGCCTGAACCTATACCTTTAGATGTTAAGGTGATTGTAATTGGAGATTATTACACATATCAATTGCTATACGATTATGATGATGATTTTAAGAAGCTTTTTAAGATAAGAGCTGATTTTGATATTGAAATGGAAAGAAATGAAGAAAATATAAGGAAAATAGCATCCTTTATCGCATCCCATTGTAAAGGTGAGAATTTAAGACATTTTCATAAATCAGCTATTGGTAAAATAGTTGAATACTGTTCAAGATTAGCAGAAGACCAAAGAAAACTTACTGCTAGATTTAACGAAATAGTTGAATTACTTTATGAAGCTGACGCTTGGGCTGAAACTATGGGGGATTCAGTAGTTACAGATAAACATATAGTAAAGGCAATAGAAGAAAAGATATACAGAAATAATAAGTATGAAGAAAAATTACAGGAACTGTTTAAAGAAGGTATACTGCTTATAGAAACATCAGGATGGAAAGTTGGAGAAATAAATGGTTTAGCTGTTATGGATTCAGGTCAGTATTCTTTTGGCAGACCAAATAAGATAACAGTTTCAACATTTGTTGGAAAAGAAGGAATAATAAATATAGAAAGAGAAGTACAAAAAAGTGGAAGCATACATGACAAAGGAGTTTTAATTTTAAGTGGATATCTTGGTGAAAAATATGCAAGAGAAACCCCTTTATCTTTAACTGCAAGTATAACTTTTGAACAGTCTTATGATTTTATAGACGGTGATAGTGCTTCAAGTACTGAACTATATGCATTATTATCTAGTCTTTCAGACTTACCAATAAATCAGGCAATAGCTGTTACAGGTTCTGTAAATCAGAAGGGAATGATACAACCAATAGGAGGAGTAAATGAAAAAATTGAAGGATTTTATAAGGTTTGTAAGAGCAAGGGATTTAAAGGTGGAGAAGGAGTTATAATTCCTTATCAAAACATTAAAAATCTTATGTTAAGTGATGAGGTGATTAAAGCAGTAGAAGAAGGAGAGTTCACGATTTATGCTGTAAAAACTATTGAAGAAGGTATAGAAATTTTAACTGGTGTCCCAGCTGGGGAAATGGATAATAAGGGCAGATATCCAGTTGGAACTGTAAACTATTTAGTACAGAAAAAACTTGATAAATATGCTAATATAAGTAGAGAATATGATTAAGATAAGTTTATATAGAAATATAGAAGCAGCCTTATATAGGTTGCTTTTTTTACACAACAAATTTCCTAAAAAGTTACATTGTTGTGAAATTTATTTATAATAGAAAAAACATAAAAAATGGTTGACATACCATATATACACATATATAATTATATATAACAAATACTGGAAATGGACAAGATTACCAATTTATCAAATAAATTAAAGTAATTCTTTATAACATAATAAATTATATTTTTTAACAATTATAGAGTTTTGCAACAAAACATTAAATACTTTAAAGATGTAAGCAAAAACATATGTTCCAAGAGTATATATGTTAGGATAACTAGTATTTTTGATAAAACTTAATAGAGATTAATTTAGAAAAATTGCCGAAATATTTTTAAATAAACCTAAATAGCTATAGCTTTTTCAATGGTTGCAGAGTTCTGCAACAAACTAATATGTCATCTACAAAGGGGGGATATTATGAAGTATGAAAAACCTGTAATGTCAATACTAGAAGATGAAGAAGTATGTAATGAAATGTATTCATCAGGGATAATATTAGCTGCAGCACTGGCTATTGCAATAGTTGCTATTACACCTGAACCAGCATATTAATAGTAATCCCAGGAATATTTTTTTGGTATTCAAAGAAATATTCCTGGGATTTTAACAATGTGATAATTATTGAATGATAAATAAAAATAGATAAATTTTATATTTGTGTATGGAAGGATAGCAGGTTTAAATTTATCAAAACGGAATTCAAAAGAGGAGTGGTGATATGTTAGATTTTAAACCGTGCAGGAAAACGGAACTTTACAAAATAGAAAATGGTAAAGGTTACATAATAGGATTTAAATCTATAATAGAGTTGAATGAAGTAGCAGCAATATTCTGGGATATGGCAAATGGGAAAAACACTATTGCTAAAATTGTTGATTATATTTGTGAGGTATATGATGTAAATAATAAACAGACAGTTTATAATGATATATTAAGTATAATGAAGCAATTAAGTAAGGAAGGAATATTAGTAGAAAATTGGGATCCTTTATATAAAAGTAAAATTATACTTAAAGATGCTTAGTAATGCATTATATTTTTATTACTATTTAGTTTATGAATATATAATAATGTAGTTTATTTTTTATTTGATTTTTAAATGGAATGGAGGTTTAGCAAATGAATAGTGATTATATTGATGTTTTATTAGTGAATGCACCTTCACCACATCCTGGGAGTATTATTTCATATAGAATACAAGGGGTACCGCCATTAGGATTAGGTTACATTGGAACTTATTTAGAAAAGAAAGGGTATAAAGTTAAAATTTTAGATTTTTATATTGATGAAATTACAATTTTAGATTTAAAGTTAATTGTTAATGAATTACATCCTAAAATTGTAGCTATTTCTACAACAACAGAAACATATAATAATGGTGTTAAGATAGCAGATTATAGTAAAAAATTAGATGAAAATATTATAACAATTATGGGAGGATGTCATGTAACTTTTGAATATGAAAATGCTTTAAATACTGGATTTATAGATATTGTTGTTCGTAATGAAGGAGAATTTGTTATGAAGGAACTTTGTGATTATTATATAAAAAAACAAGGTAAATTGGAGAATATAAAAGGAATATGCTATAAAAGAGGAGGAAAAATTATAAAAAATAATAGAAGAGAATTTATAAAAGATCTAGATAGTTTACCTTTTCCAGACAGAAGTTTATATCAGTTAGAAAAATATCCTATTCCAGGGACGATTTCTACAAGTAGAGGGTGTCCAGGCAGGTGTATTTTTTGCGCAGCTACTGCATTATCTGGAGGTAAATATAGAATTCGTTCAGTTGAAAATATAATTGATGAAATAAAATATTTAAAAGAGTTAGGAATTTCATATGTACAAATTGTTGATGATACATTTACAGCAGATGTTGATAGACTTTATAAATTTTTAGAAATATTAGATAAAGAGAATTTAGGTATTACATGGGGGTGTGAATCTAGAGTTGATATAATGAATAAAGAATTATTAAATTTTATGAAAAAATGTGGATGTATATCTATACAATTTGGAGTAGAAGCCGGAAGTCAAGAAATGTTAGACTGTTTAAAAAAGAATATTACAATTGAACAAATTAGAAATGTTTTTCTTTGGGCAAGAGAAATTGATATAAAAACAGGTACATGTTTAATGATAGGACAACCATATGATACTTTAGAAAGTATACAAAAGACTATTGAATTTGCGACAGAAATACAGTCTTATGGTGCTAGAGTTGTACTTAGTGTTACAACTCCATTCCCAGGAACATATATGTATAATAATCCTGAAAAAGTTGGTATCCATATAGTTGATAAAAATTTTGATAATTATAATACTTTTACACCTGTGTATGATACAAAACATTTTAAAAGGGAAGATATAAGAAGGAATTATTATGATGCAATAATTAAACTTGGTAGAGGGCTGAACGACAGTAAAAAGAAAGAAGAATATAGACAATGGAGAGAATTTGTAAAGGCAAAAGCAGAGATATTATAGCTAATTGTGGCTTTAGTTTTATGCATTGTTTGCGATTATAATATTAAGGAAGAATGTTATTTGCATATATAAGGAGGCGAACATGGAAATAGTAAAAATAGAAATACCTGATAAAAATAAAGAAAATTTTATAAAATTATATATGACGATTTATATAAATATACTTAGGTATATAGCTATTCCATTGTATTTAATATATGGGATAATATTGGTGATAAATAGAAATTCCAAATTAATAATTTTAAATTCTCATTTAGTTACAAATATAGGAATACTGTTAATATTATTTCCTATTTCACTTGCTTTAGAGGAAACATTTCATGCTGCTATATTAATAATTCAAGGTAGGAAAGAAGAAGTAAAGGCTTTGATGTTTAATGTTATATCAATAAGGAAAATTAGAGTTTTAGGAATTGGTGTATCAGTTTATTTCAAAGGGAAATTTAATAATAATGATATTCTATATATTTCATTAGCAGGACCTGTTATGTCATTGGTGATAGGTATATTAAGTATTATTATTGTTATTATTATACTACTATTTTTAAATGTTAATGTAGTATATTTTTATAATTATATTAAAATTTTAATAATAGGCTTTTTATTTTTACCAATGTTTTCACTTATACCAGTTGAAATTTTGGGAATAACTACAGATGGTTATAAAGTTTTAAAGATGATAAAAAAATTCAATATAAGTATAAATAATATAAGTAAATGTATATTGAATATAATAGTAAATTCATTTATATACATGCGGTAAAAAGTTATGAGTAGAGTGGTGTTTAAGATGATAAAAGATTTAAAGAAAATATGGAGTTATAAAAAGTTGAATAATGTTGGAATTAGTTTTTTTCTAATATATACAATTTTAATTATTTTAGCAAATTTAATAGGACAGAGAATATTTTTTATATTAATACAAAATTATAAGTCTAACTATTATTTAATATACAACTCAACAATATATATTTATATAGCTATATCGTTTATATTTATTGGAAATGATATATTGAAGTTTATTAATAGTGGAGAATTTTTATTTTTAAGGAGTATCGGTTTTAAAGAAGAGCAATTGGTTTTAATATCTCTATTAAAAGAAAAGGCAGCTTTTGCTATTATATCGAGTTTATATATTGTATTAAATTTTAAAAAGGGAATAGGAATATTTAGCAATATAATGGCTAGTCTTTTCTTTTTTTTAATAATATTTGGGTTAGTATGGCTTTATTATATTAACAGAAGTAAAATGTTAATTAAAATAAAAAATGTAGTAATATTTATATTTATTATATTTCTTATTAAGTATTTATGGATCGACTTTAAATATTTAACTGTTTTAGATACTAAAAAAATTATAATTGATGGATTTTATAAAATAGGTAGAATAAAAGAGTTACAAACTTTAAAGCGATTTTTATTCGATTTAAATATTATGCAGATAGGTTTATTTTTGATAGTCGTATTTAATACTATTTTTTGGTGTAGGAAAAAATATATACAGCAATTTTATATTAGCAGAAATAGATTTAAATTATATAAAATTAAATCTACAGATGAGTTTATATATAAAAAATTTAATAAACATAATAACAAAATTATTGAGTTTGTATTGAAAGATATTTTGATATTGACTCAAAGGCTAGATTATAAAATAGTACAGCTTATATTTATTTTGATATTTACTGTGATTATTA
This window encodes:
- a CDS encoding Lon protease family protein, with translation MRKDLVVPVEKLKNSCDLNIFQFETTEEILPIKEIIGQERAMKALKFGLSVKKKGYNIFVTGITGTGRNSYSYSVAKDFAKKRKTPDDWCYVYNFKKPECPRAIRLKVGQGIVFKREVENVISKLRVDISKVFSSREYEDRKNLIYHNYQKKVEEIIDELNVIAKNYGFIFKQNENGLISIPLVDGRPINEEELENISEEEIIKLRENSSKLSAEAYDIFNKFRKLDEQLRDRLKQLNEKVAFDAVDFYLDQLMKKYKDNEEIEKFLNEMEDDIIKNLSQFLDKEESSKLSEIIGKLSKHEDFFKRYEINLFIDNSNCQGAPVIREANPNYYNLLGKIEYVNESSMLKTDHTRIKPGAIHEANGGYLIIQAKDILTNPFAWDGLKRSLISGEIKIENIIKGSVVAETLKPEPIPLDVKVIVIGDYYTYQLLYDYDDDFKKLFKIRADFDIEMERNEENIRKIASFIASHCKGENLRHFHKSAIGKIVEYCSRLAEDQRKLTARFNEIVELLYEADAWAETMGDSVVTDKHIVKAIEEKIYRNNKYEEKLQELFKEGILLIETSGWKVGEINGLAVMDSGQYSFGRPNKITVSTFVGKEGIINIEREVQKSGSIHDKGVLILSGYLGEKYARETPLSLTASITFEQSYDFIDGDSASSTELYALLSSLSDLPINQAIAVTGSVNQKGMIQPIGGVNEKIEGFYKVCKSKGFKGGEGVIIPYQNIKNLMLSDEVIKAVEEGEFTIYAVKTIEEGIEILTGVPAGEMDNKGRYPVGTVNYLVQKKLDKYANISREYD
- a CDS encoding PqqD family protein gives rise to the protein MLDFKPCRKTELYKIENGKGYIIGFKSIIELNEVAAIFWDMANGKNTIAKIVDYICEVYDVNNKQTVYNDILSIMKQLSKEGILVENWDPLYKSKIILKDA
- a CDS encoding B12-binding domain-containing radical SAM protein; amino-acid sequence: MNSDYIDVLLVNAPSPHPGSIISYRIQGVPPLGLGYIGTYLEKKGYKVKILDFYIDEITILDLKLIVNELHPKIVAISTTTETYNNGVKIADYSKKLDENIITIMGGCHVTFEYENALNTGFIDIVVRNEGEFVMKELCDYYIKKQGKLENIKGICYKRGGKIIKNNRREFIKDLDSLPFPDRSLYQLEKYPIPGTISTSRGCPGRCIFCAATALSGGKYRIRSVENIIDEIKYLKELGISYVQIVDDTFTADVDRLYKFLEILDKENLGITWGCESRVDIMNKELLNFMKKCGCISIQFGVEAGSQEMLDCLKKNITIEQIRNVFLWAREIDIKTGTCLMIGQPYDTLESIQKTIEFATEIQSYGARVVLSVTTPFPGTYMYNNPEKVGIHIVDKNFDNYNTFTPVYDTKHFKREDIRRNYYDAIIKLGRGLNDSKKKEEYRQWREFVKAKAEIL